A section of the Sphingomonas ginsenosidivorax genome encodes:
- the katG gene encoding catalase/peroxidase HPI produces MADEDPSARCPMGGKGGGAGTVRSLLGRTNKDWWPDVLPVEILHQHGVSPNPMGEDYDYAEAFRTLDYAALKADLTALMTDSKPWWPADYGHYGPFMIRMAWHAAGTYRVTDGRGGSSSGQQRFEPLNSWPDNGNLDKARRLLWPLKQKYGKHISWADLFILAGNVAIESMGGPTFGFAGGRKDVYQSEGDTYWGAEEQWIGHAEHKSRIRPDEELELEGPLAADSMGLIYVNPEGPGGNPDPLGSARDMRATFSRMAMNSEETVALTAGGHAFGKTHGAKPAENFGKEPASEAVHMQGLGWLTDSEEIGKGHITTSGIEGAWSNNPTKWTGDYFRLLFKYEYELTESPAGAKQWTPINQEWEDMAPDARDPSKRVPTIMTTADMALKVDPEFRAISERFRDDQAALDDAFARAWFKLTHRDMGPKVRYLGPEVPEETLIWQDPVPEGTAPSDAEAGSFGEKVLASGLSIGQLVKTAWASASTYRKSDHRGGANGARIALEPQKDWAINEPAELATVLAKLNELRGAISLADAIVLAGSVAIEKAAKDAGFEIKVPFTGGRGDATQDWTDVESFAWMEPQADGFRNYLRTRQTVKTEELLLDKASLLGLSAPEMTVLLGGLRVLGANHGDKPEGVLTDRKGQLTNDFFVNLLDNETFWQLVDTASDEEFIGHDRGGKGEKWRATRTDLVFGSNSQLRATAEVYAENGNEEKFVKDFIKAWVKVMDADRFEVTAKPVTSNIAT; encoded by the coding sequence ATGGCCGACGAAGATCCTAGCGCACGCTGCCCGATGGGCGGAAAAGGCGGCGGTGCGGGCACTGTCCGTTCGCTGCTCGGTCGGACCAACAAGGATTGGTGGCCCGACGTTCTTCCGGTCGAAATCCTTCATCAGCATGGCGTGTCGCCCAACCCTATGGGCGAGGACTACGACTATGCAGAGGCGTTCCGGACGCTCGACTATGCGGCGCTGAAAGCCGATCTCACCGCGCTGATGACCGACAGCAAGCCCTGGTGGCCGGCGGACTACGGTCACTACGGCCCCTTCATGATCCGCATGGCGTGGCATGCCGCGGGCACCTACCGGGTTACGGATGGGCGCGGCGGCTCTTCGTCAGGCCAGCAGCGCTTCGAACCGCTCAACAGCTGGCCGGACAACGGGAACCTCGACAAGGCACGGCGCCTGCTATGGCCGCTCAAGCAGAAGTACGGAAAGCACATCAGCTGGGCCGACCTGTTTATTCTGGCCGGCAACGTCGCCATTGAGAGCATGGGCGGCCCGACCTTCGGCTTCGCCGGCGGCCGCAAGGACGTCTATCAGTCCGAGGGCGACACCTATTGGGGCGCCGAAGAGCAGTGGATCGGGCACGCCGAGCATAAGTCGCGGATCCGCCCGGACGAGGAGCTCGAGCTCGAAGGGCCGCTGGCCGCCGACTCGATGGGCCTCATTTACGTGAATCCCGAAGGCCCCGGCGGCAATCCGGATCCTCTCGGTTCGGCGCGTGACATGCGCGCCACCTTCTCGCGCATGGCGATGAACTCGGAGGAGACGGTCGCGCTCACTGCGGGCGGCCACGCCTTTGGCAAGACGCACGGCGCGAAGCCCGCCGAGAATTTCGGTAAGGAACCTGCTTCGGAAGCCGTGCACATGCAGGGCCTCGGCTGGCTCACCGACAGCGAGGAGATCGGCAAGGGCCACATCACCACCTCGGGGATCGAGGGTGCGTGGTCGAACAACCCGACGAAGTGGACCGGCGATTATTTCCGCCTGCTGTTCAAGTACGAGTATGAGCTGACGGAAAGCCCCGCGGGTGCGAAGCAGTGGACGCCGATCAACCAGGAATGGGAGGACATGGCTCCCGACGCGCGCGACCCCAGCAAGCGCGTGCCGACGATCATGACGACGGCGGACATGGCGCTGAAAGTGGATCCGGAGTTCCGCGCGATTTCCGAGCGTTTCCGCGACGATCAGGCGGCGCTTGACGACGCCTTTGCGCGTGCCTGGTTCAAGCTGACTCACCGCGACATGGGCCCGAAGGTTCGTTACCTCGGGCCGGAAGTCCCGGAAGAGACGCTCATCTGGCAGGATCCGGTGCCGGAAGGTACGGCGCCCAGCGATGCCGAGGCTGGGTCGTTCGGGGAAAAGGTCCTGGCCTCTGGCCTCAGCATCGGTCAGCTCGTGAAGACCGCTTGGGCGTCCGCTTCGACCTACCGCAAGTCCGATCACCGGGGCGGTGCCAACGGCGCGCGTATCGCGCTGGAGCCTCAGAAAGATTGGGCGATCAACGAGCCCGCGGAGCTTGCGACGGTGCTTGCCAAGCTCAATGAGTTGCGCGGTGCGATATCGCTTGCCGACGCGATCGTTCTCGCGGGTTCGGTGGCAATCGAGAAGGCGGCGAAGGATGCCGGTTTCGAGATCAAGGTGCCGTTCACCGGTGGTCGCGGGGATGCGACACAGGACTGGACCGACGTCGAGAGCTTCGCTTGGATGGAGCCGCAAGCCGATGGCTTCCGCAACTATCTCAGGACGCGGCAGACCGTGAAGACCGAGGAGTTGCTTCTCGACAAGGCTTCGCTGCTCGGTCTGTCGGCTCCCGAAATGACGGTTCTGCTCGGTGGTCTGCGCGTGCTCGGCGCCAATCACGGCGATAAGCCCGAGGGCGTGTTGACCGATCGCAAGGGCCAGCTGACCAACGACTTCTTCGTTAATCTGCTGGACAACGAGACCTTCTGGCAGCTCGTCGACACGGCGAGTGACGAGGAGTTCATCGGACACGACCGCGGCGGGAAGGGCGAAAAATGGCGCGCCACCCGTACGGACCTGGTGTTCGGCTCGAACTCGCAGCTTCGCGCGACGGCCGAGGTTTATGCTGAGAATGGTAACGAGGAAAAATTCGTCAAGGACTTCATCAAGGCTTGGGTGAAGGTCATGGATGCCGACCGTTTCGAGGTGACCGCCAAGCCGGTGACTTCGAACATCGCGACCTGA
- a CDS encoding LytTR family transcriptional regulator DNA-binding domain-containing protein: protein MPPVIWLGITIILTIVDAFGISTAFGSVLALVFWGALVGVNMLGWFAWRRSLPGKRDGAGRMALGALVLNLLLAIEVPLLYRLMGRVDASVEWKPFAYGLLVTGFVMILLRATRARHTPAGQGDDVADTARSAAMPTASFGILARAGINPADLLSVRAEDHYCRLAVRGGGTLLVHYRFRDAVGDLANVQGAQVHRGAWVANSAVTGSERTGRRWALHLADGSRVPVSETSVALCRARGWLERGELA, encoded by the coding sequence ATGCCACCGGTGATCTGGTTAGGTATCACAATCATTCTCACGATCGTCGACGCCTTTGGCATCTCTACGGCGTTCGGATCTGTACTCGCGCTCGTTTTTTGGGGCGCACTGGTCGGCGTAAATATGCTCGGCTGGTTCGCTTGGCGACGATCACTGCCGGGGAAGCGTGACGGCGCAGGCCGCATGGCGCTGGGGGCCCTCGTCCTCAACTTGCTGCTCGCGATCGAGGTGCCGCTGCTCTACCGCCTGATGGGGCGGGTCGACGCTTCAGTCGAATGGAAACCGTTCGCCTATGGTCTGCTGGTGACGGGGTTCGTCATGATCCTGCTTCGCGCCACGCGGGCACGGCATACGCCGGCCGGACAGGGCGACGACGTGGCCGACACTGCTCGCTCGGCAGCGATGCCAACCGCGAGTTTTGGCATTCTCGCCCGCGCTGGCATTAACCCGGCAGACCTGCTGTCGGTTCGCGCCGAAGACCATTACTGCCGCCTCGCGGTGCGCGGTGGGGGGACGCTGTTGGTGCACTATCGTTTCCGTGATGCAGTCGGCGACCTCGCCAACGTGCAGGGTGCGCAGGTCCACCGCGGGGCCTGGGTCGCAAATTCCGCCGTCACGGGCAGTGAGCGCACCGGGCGGCGCTGGGCGCTTCACCTCGCCGACGGGTCGCGCGTGCCGGTTAGCGAAACGAGCGTCGCGCTGTGTCGAGCGCGTGGCTGGCTGGAGCGCGGCGAACTCGCGTAA